The following proteins are co-located in the Osmia lignaria lignaria isolate PbOS001 chromosome 12, iyOsmLign1, whole genome shotgun sequence genome:
- the LOC117602932 gene encoding uncharacterized protein LOC117602932 isoform X4 — MADDPNRDVLPVREHSYVDTSRTSIDSRDRHLVYKLDRYELEDKYLRLLEEVRSLKKLSNCQEDKIKRLSTKLMRVTASPRISNVALDVYDDKNRIITLELENTKLKDKISVLRNQLLNHKIIGRSSSRSHNSQARQSSGRITCRSESSHYKIPSCHYITETGDDDDDEQNNLEKDEIFDAEKKEMASRIAELEKELSSYTVSNQRAKVAENIEYIKVWRQMKLLNDKLIAAEAANKSLNTQIADLKWKFEEATKTNDELATSLAVERRRLTEMDVQLLKTKESSFSLREKDEQINDLMSEIKILQQHNSELVDLTSNRGEVDQENIELKKKVSKQLRDEESLKNTFNSEQTNIIALQAANEQLLGKLQELQKNIDTLTVQFMSFQTQTEKQQASKSTQISRKQTDMKSPQTPYKVEPYKNASSQMEKCRKCFETFEKILLLEECICEPRGNVSPMDKSVQTEFVTRSGIVNTKDQETVMTPLKEKRTEEEPVKELVKKNAEQMSTGNPLTPEKMLKLLEQAQINTSSDPMKFVPKNMTNRVAYNLMELNQRHSDTEMLVQANQASQVLQPRYHQQKSNIGTNPQNTYQSLENQFTDPNKILFILFNILQGYSQTHAGSNEATLYRRISTPDYQFAKDINNNAAKKSPSTKCTSTSLEFVAANKSDTSNALRGGCSNRRSCLNPYTKLRPEKLRRKIVWDPKKCNQVTKSDETNNCTCNNFIKCNINSNCNQQCCNNGSSKSIAQDPTNGASKSLKTTMDNSNVDQSPRGLNVTFQSRILQDGDGTKPRKAWEEQKYSQESNERLDDDKSLREYIVQLNKYKAVVNQSSSLSVQTECPDFNDVPETQRTASFCSLNCPNECIDALSSLSDPFPLVIPEGQGLLELHIMSLQLSTSAKQILFREKDISNVQLFVSWDIWNQETTYTPTQKCPKLNFNSSFVYRISDLSSFFNYVLMEVVIFQVNVYHEDKDSYTVARGKLCIKDILDYPQNKLHYIAPVNSVISCSLGMTFGQLSLWVRLSCDVEKVYKFKKTRGIVTEDHTVSVKSPVDSKKPTIEKPVRVGMPVGDDLTVLKDTDSNARLIYEPSKEIFSNYQNEEDLNESSDTTDAPDNNNNNAGKTFTKIPLTVVKESEDEPHFHSSFENANQAMKVEKSTKVDDKVKPAKVDQKVDTSKKVLNRDFEESVMSVKAMGIGRTVAETDSGSHRSSVEEFNAVISKSRGVVQEKQGDTTREGSDESISELTNVISEKNWEEYKQRSLLTFVNTFKPDNGTAETPSVAGLANDGIRASISVPLSPQHDTDTIAIDILNMILFPKSSVVQNDEIHLLYIEYSFLGYSGADMETMSVQKPRPPDTKLTYNFRRKFHVDEETHSKQNNMLRAMLGDTINPNIRFIVVSEPLPEETETKECVEVGFANFNLKEYAFGESEKVVTIQVHSPDGSEQIGLLKIFVSGLDTIRQRLRRRESNL, encoded by the exons atggcgGACGATCCAAACCGAGACGTTTTACCTGTAAGAGAGCATTCCTATGTGGATACTTCTCGTACCAGTATAG attcCAGGGACCGGCATCTGGTGTATAAGCTCGATCGTTATGAACTGGAGGACAAATATTTACGGCTACTCGAAGAAGTAAGAAGTTTGAAGAAACTGTCAAATTGTCAGGAGGATAAGATCAAACGATTGTCGACGAAGCTAATGAGAGTAACTGCCAGTCCAAGGATATCTAACGTTGCTTTGGATGTTTATGATGATAAGAATAGAATAATCACCCTTGAACTCGAGAACACCAAG CTAAAAGATAAAATCTCAGTGTTGAGAAATCAATTGCTGAATCACAAGATTATTGGTAGATCATCATCAAGGAGTCATAATTCCCAAGCGAGGCAGTCGTCCGGGCGCAT AACGTGTCGAAGCGAAAGCAGCCACTACAAGATACCGTCTTGTCACTACATCACCGAGACCGGagatgacgacgacgatgagCAAAATAATCTCGAGAAAGACGAG ATATTCGATGCAGAAAAGAAGGAGATGGCCAGCCGGATAGCTGAATTGGAGAAAGAATTGTCATCTTATACAGTCAGCAATCAAAGGGCAAAGGTTGCTGAGAACATCGAGTACATAAAAGTCTGGCGACAAATGAAGCTGCTGAACGATAAACTAATAGCCGCCGAGGCGGCGAACAAGTCGTTGAACACGCAAATAGCCGATCTGAAGTGGAAGTTCGAGGAGGCGACGAA GACGAACGACGAGCTTGCTACATCACTCGCGGTAGAAAGAAGACGGTTGACAGAGATGGACGTGCAATTGTTGAAGACGAAGGAGTCATCGTTTTCGTTGCGGGAAAAAGACGAGCAAATAAACGATCTGATGAGCGAAATAAAGATACTGCAACAGCATAATAGCGAACTCGTTGACCTTACCTCTAACCGTGGAGAGGTCGACCAGGAAAACATAGAACTGAAGAAGAAAGTCTCGAAGCAGCTTCGGGATGAAGAATCGTTAAAAAACACTTTCAATAGCGAACAAACCAACATCATAGCTCTTCAAGCTGCAAATGAACAGTTACTTGGGAAACTTCAAGAGCTTCAGAAGAACATAGATACTTTAACGGTACAGTTTATG TCTTTCCAGACTCAGACCGAGAAACAGCAAGCGTCGAAGTCAACGCAGATATCAAGAAAGCAAACCGATATGAAGAGCCCGCAAACGCCTTATAAAGTAGAGCCGTACAAGAACGCTTCGAGCCAAATGGAGAAATGCAGAaaatgcttcgaaacttttgaaaaaatattgctATTGGAAGAATGTATTTGTGAACCTCGAGGGAACGTCAGTCCGATGGATAAATCTGTTCAAACAGAATTTGTAACTCGTTCGGGTATCGTGAATACGAAGGATCAAGAGACGGTCATGACACCTCTTAAAGAGAAACGAACAGAAGAAGAGCCCGTGAAGGAACTTGTGAAGAAGAATGCCGAACAAATGTCGACGGGGAATCCTCTGACGCCGGAGAAGATGTTGAAGCTTTTAGAGCAAGCTCAAATTAATACTTCTTCGGATCCAATGAAATTCGTACCGAAAAATATGACCAACAGGGTCGCCTACAATTTAATGGAGTTAAACCAGAGACACAG CGATACAGAAATGCTTGTTCAAGCGAACCAAGCAAGTCAAGTTCTTCAACCCAGATACCATCAGCAGAAAAGCAATATCGGCACAAATCCGCAAAACACTTATCAATCCTTGGAGAACCAATTTACGGATCccaataaaatattgtttattttattcaatatccTTCAAGGATATTCCCAGACACATGCGGGAAGCAACGAAGCTACCTTGTATCGTCGAATTTCAACACCTGATTACCAATTTGCAAAAGACATCAATAACAACGCCGCAAAGAAAAGTCCTAGTACAAAATGCACAAGTACTTCTTTAGAATTTGTTGCTGCGAACAAGAGTGACACATCCAATGCTCTACGAGGTGGTTGCAGTAATAGAAGGTCCTGTTTAAATCCTTACACCAAACTACGACCGGAGAAGCTGAGAAGAAAAATAGTTTGGGACCCGAAGAAATGCAATCAAGTCACTAAATCAGATGAGACCAACAACTGTACTTGCAACAACTTTATCAAATGCAACATTAATTCCAATTGTAATCAACAGTGTTGCAACAACGGTTCTTCGAAATCAATCGCCCAAGACCCCACCAACGGTGCGAGCAAATCTCTTAAAACCACCATGGACAATTCAAACGTGGATCAATCTCCGCGTGGTCTGAACGTGACGTTCCAATCACG TATTTTACAGGATGGCGATGGAACAAAGCCCCGCAAAGCTTGGGAAGAACAAAAGTATTCGCAGGAGAGCAATGAAAGGTTGGACGATGATAAGTCGTTGCGGGAATACATTGTGCAGCTGAACAAATACAAGGCCGTTGTTAACCAGAGTTCATCGTTGAGCGTCCAAACTGAGTGTCCA GACTTCAATGATGTACCTGAAACTCAGAGAACGGCATCCTTTTGTAGTCTGAATTGTCCAAACGAGTGTATCGACGCTTTGAGTTCCCTGTCCGATCCGTTCCCCTTGGTGATCCCCGAGGGACAGGGACTTCTGGAGCTTCACATCATGTCTCTCCAACTCTCAACGTCT GCAAAGCAGATTCTTTTTCGCGAGAAAGATATCAGCAACGTCCAGTTGTTCGTGAGTTGGGACATATGGAACCAAGAAACGACTTACACGCCTACCCAGAAGTGTCCCAAGCTGAACTTCAATTCATCCTTTGTCTATCGAATCTCAGATCTCTCCTCTTTCTTCAACTACGTTCTGATGGAGGTGGTGATATTCCAGGTGAACGTATACCACGAGGACAAGGACAGTTACACGGTGGCTAGAGGGAAGCTCTGCATCAAGGATATACTCGATTATCCGCAAAACAAGCTTCATTACATCGCTCCGGTGAACAGCGTGATTTCTTGCTCGCTAGGCATGACCTTTGGCCAATTGTCCCTGTGGGTCAGGCTTAGCTGCGACGTCGAGAAGGTGTATAAATTCAAGAAGACACGAGGAATAGTCACCGAGGATCACACCGTTTCTGTTAAAAGTCCAGTTGATTCGAAGAAACCTACCATTGAGAAGCCGGTAAGAGTTGGTATGCCAGTCGGGGATGATCTGACTGTATTGAAGGACACGGATTCAAACGCTCGTCTGATCTACGAACCGTCCAAGGAAATATTCTCTAATTATCAGAACGAAGAGGACCTAAATGAATCGA GTGACACGACTGATGCCCCtgacaacaataataataacgcgGGGAAAACTTTTACCAAAATCCCTTTGACCGTGGTGAAGGAGAGCGAGGACGAACCCCATTTTCACTCTAGCTTTGAAAATGCAAATCAGGCCATGAAAGTTGAAAAATCAACCAAGGTGGATGACAAAGTAAAACCTGCGAAAGTAGATCAAAAAGTAGATACGTCGAAAAAGGTGTTGAACCGGGATTTCGAAGAAAG TGTGATGTCAGTAAAAGCCATGGGGATTGGAAGAACAGTAGCAGAAACAGATTCCGGGAGCCACAGATCAAGCGTGGAAGAGTTTAATGCCGTCATCTCGAAG AGCCGTGGAGTTGTCCAGGAGAAACAGGGCGACACGACTCGGGAAGGCTCCGATGAGTCGATCTCCGAATTAACGAACGTGATTTCGGAGAAAAACTGGGAGGAGTACAAGCAACGAAGTTTGCTCACATTTGTTAATACGTTTA AACCTGATAACGGAACCGCTGAAACACCCAGCGTGGCCGGATTGGCCAACGACGGCATACGAGCCTCGATTTCAGTCCCTTTGTCTCCG CAACACGATACTGACACGATAGCCATCGATATCCTGAACATGATCCTTTTCCCGAAGAGTTCCGTCGTACAAAACGATGAAATTCACCTGCTTTACATCGAGTACTCTTTTCTTGGTTATTCCGGAGCTGATATGGAAACGATGTCGGTGCAAAAACCGCGACCACCGGATACGAAACTCACGTATAATTTCAGGAGAA AGTTTCACGTGGACGAGGAGACACATTCGAAGCAGAACAACATGCTACGAGCGATGTTAGGCGACACTATCAACCCCAACATAAGATTCATCGTCGTCTCCGAGCCTCTTCCGGAGGAAACTGAAACAAAGGAGTGCGTAGAAGTGGG GTTCGCTAACTTCAATTTAAAAGAATACGCATTTGGGGAGAGCGAGAAAGTCGTAACGATTCAGGTGCACAGTCCAGACGGTAGTGAACAAATTGGTCTGCTAAAG ATCTTCGTGTCGGGTTTGGATACTATCCGCCAGCGTCTCAGAAGACGAGAATCTAATTTATAA
- the LOC117602932 gene encoding uncharacterized protein LOC117602932 isoform X6: MADDPNRDVLPVREHSYVDTSRTSIDSRDRHLVYKLDRYELEDKYLRLLEEVRSLKKLSNCQEDKIKRLSTKLMRVTASPRISNVALDVYDDKNRIITLELENTKLKDKISVLRNQLLNHKIIGRSSSRSHNSQARQSSGRITCRSESSHYKIPSCHYITETGDDDDDEQNNLEKDEIFDAEKKEMASRIAELEKELSSYTVSNQRAKVAENIEYIKVWRQMKLLNDKLIAAEAANKSLNTQIADLKWKFEEATKYSQPLSRFSLMHQCNYAPLNELCELCSVVVLKIYCFPILYMFHSVKVNMYLQNCSRYTLLINVLSYEPAIRTNDELATSLAVERRRLTEMDVQLLKTKESSFSLREKDEQINDLMSEIKILQQHNSELVDLTSNRGEVDQENIELKKKVSKQLRDEESLKNTFNSEQTNIIALQAANEQLLGKLQELQKNIDTLTVQFMSFQTQTEKQQASKSTQISRKQTDMKSPQTPYKVEPYKNASSQMEKCRKCFETFEKILLLEECICEPRGNVSPMDKSVQTEFVTRSGIVNTKDQETVMTPLKEKRTEEEPVKELVKKNAEQMSTGNPLTPEKMLKLLEQAQINTSSDPMKFVPKNMTNRVAYNLMELNQRHSDTEMLVQANQASQVLQPRYHQQKSNIGTNPQNTYQSLENQFTDPNKILFILFNILQGYSQTHAGSNEATLYRRISTPDYQFAKDINNNAAKKSPSTKCTSTSLEFVAANKSDTSNALRGGCSNRRSCLNPYTKLRPEKLRRKIVWDPKKCNQVTKSDETNNCTCNNFIKCNINSNCNQQCCNNGSSKSIAQDPTNGASKSLKTTMDNSNVDQSPRGLNVTFQSRILQDGDGTKPRKAWEEQKYSQESNERLDDDKSLREYIVQLNKYKAVVNQSSSLSVQTECPDFNDVPETQRTASFCSLNCPNECIDALSSLSDPFPLVIPEGQGLLELHIMSLQLSTSAKQILFREKDISNVQLFVSWDIWNQETTYTPTQKCPKLNFNSSFVYRISDLSSFFNYVLMEVVIFQVNVYHEDKDSYTVARGKLCIKDILDYPQNKLHYIAPVNSVISCSLGMTFGQLSLWVRLSCDVEKVYKFKKTRGIVTEDHTVSVKSPVDSKKPTIEKPVRVGMPVGDDLTVLKDTDSNARLIYEPSKEIFSNYQNEEDLNESSDTTDAPDNNNNNAGKTFTKIPLTVVKESEDEPHFHSSFENANQAMKVEKSTKVDDKVKPAKVDQKVDTSKKVLNRDFEESVMSVKAMGIGRTVAETDSGSHRSSVEEFNAVISKNLITEPLKHPAWPDWPTTAYEPRFQSLCLRNTILTR, from the exons atggcgGACGATCCAAACCGAGACGTTTTACCTGTAAGAGAGCATTCCTATGTGGATACTTCTCGTACCAGTATAG attcCAGGGACCGGCATCTGGTGTATAAGCTCGATCGTTATGAACTGGAGGACAAATATTTACGGCTACTCGAAGAAGTAAGAAGTTTGAAGAAACTGTCAAATTGTCAGGAGGATAAGATCAAACGATTGTCGACGAAGCTAATGAGAGTAACTGCCAGTCCAAGGATATCTAACGTTGCTTTGGATGTTTATGATGATAAGAATAGAATAATCACCCTTGAACTCGAGAACACCAAG CTAAAAGATAAAATCTCAGTGTTGAGAAATCAATTGCTGAATCACAAGATTATTGGTAGATCATCATCAAGGAGTCATAATTCCCAAGCGAGGCAGTCGTCCGGGCGCAT AACGTGTCGAAGCGAAAGCAGCCACTACAAGATACCGTCTTGTCACTACATCACCGAGACCGGagatgacgacgacgatgagCAAAATAATCTCGAGAAAGACGAG ATATTCGATGCAGAAAAGAAGGAGATGGCCAGCCGGATAGCTGAATTGGAGAAAGAATTGTCATCTTATACAGTCAGCAATCAAAGGGCAAAGGTTGCTGAGAACATCGAGTACATAAAAGTCTGGCGACAAATGAAGCTGCTGAACGATAAACTAATAGCCGCCGAGGCGGCGAACAAGTCGTTGAACACGCAAATAGCCGATCTGAAGTGGAAGTTCGAGGAGGCGACGAAGTACTCTCAACCTCTCTCACGATTTTCTCTTATGCACCAATGTAACTACGCACCACTCAATGAACTCTGTGAACTGTGTTCAGTtgttgtattaaaaatttattgtttcccCATCCTTTATATGTTTCACTCTGTTAAAGTTAATATGTATTTACAAAATTGTTCCCGTTATACTCTGCTAATAAATGTACTCTCTTATGAACCTGCAATTAGGACGAACGACGAGCTTGCTACATCACTCGCGGTAGAAAGAAGACGGTTGACAGAGATGGACGTGCAATTGTTGAAGACGAAGGAGTCATCGTTTTCGTTGCGGGAAAAAGACGAGCAAATAAACGATCTGATGAGCGAAATAAAGATACTGCAACAGCATAATAGCGAACTCGTTGACCTTACCTCTAACCGTGGAGAGGTCGACCAGGAAAACATAGAACTGAAGAAGAAAGTCTCGAAGCAGCTTCGGGATGAAGAATCGTTAAAAAACACTTTCAATAGCGAACAAACCAACATCATAGCTCTTCAAGCTGCAAATGAACAGTTACTTGGGAAACTTCAAGAGCTTCAGAAGAACATAGATACTTTAACGGTACAGTTTATG TCTTTCCAGACTCAGACCGAGAAACAGCAAGCGTCGAAGTCAACGCAGATATCAAGAAAGCAAACCGATATGAAGAGCCCGCAAACGCCTTATAAAGTAGAGCCGTACAAGAACGCTTCGAGCCAAATGGAGAAATGCAGAaaatgcttcgaaacttttgaaaaaatattgctATTGGAAGAATGTATTTGTGAACCTCGAGGGAACGTCAGTCCGATGGATAAATCTGTTCAAACAGAATTTGTAACTCGTTCGGGTATCGTGAATACGAAGGATCAAGAGACGGTCATGACACCTCTTAAAGAGAAACGAACAGAAGAAGAGCCCGTGAAGGAACTTGTGAAGAAGAATGCCGAACAAATGTCGACGGGGAATCCTCTGACGCCGGAGAAGATGTTGAAGCTTTTAGAGCAAGCTCAAATTAATACTTCTTCGGATCCAATGAAATTCGTACCGAAAAATATGACCAACAGGGTCGCCTACAATTTAATGGAGTTAAACCAGAGACACAG CGATACAGAAATGCTTGTTCAAGCGAACCAAGCAAGTCAAGTTCTTCAACCCAGATACCATCAGCAGAAAAGCAATATCGGCACAAATCCGCAAAACACTTATCAATCCTTGGAGAACCAATTTACGGATCccaataaaatattgtttattttattcaatatccTTCAAGGATATTCCCAGACACATGCGGGAAGCAACGAAGCTACCTTGTATCGTCGAATTTCAACACCTGATTACCAATTTGCAAAAGACATCAATAACAACGCCGCAAAGAAAAGTCCTAGTACAAAATGCACAAGTACTTCTTTAGAATTTGTTGCTGCGAACAAGAGTGACACATCCAATGCTCTACGAGGTGGTTGCAGTAATAGAAGGTCCTGTTTAAATCCTTACACCAAACTACGACCGGAGAAGCTGAGAAGAAAAATAGTTTGGGACCCGAAGAAATGCAATCAAGTCACTAAATCAGATGAGACCAACAACTGTACTTGCAACAACTTTATCAAATGCAACATTAATTCCAATTGTAATCAACAGTGTTGCAACAACGGTTCTTCGAAATCAATCGCCCAAGACCCCACCAACGGTGCGAGCAAATCTCTTAAAACCACCATGGACAATTCAAACGTGGATCAATCTCCGCGTGGTCTGAACGTGACGTTCCAATCACG TATTTTACAGGATGGCGATGGAACAAAGCCCCGCAAAGCTTGGGAAGAACAAAAGTATTCGCAGGAGAGCAATGAAAGGTTGGACGATGATAAGTCGTTGCGGGAATACATTGTGCAGCTGAACAAATACAAGGCCGTTGTTAACCAGAGTTCATCGTTGAGCGTCCAAACTGAGTGTCCA GACTTCAATGATGTACCTGAAACTCAGAGAACGGCATCCTTTTGTAGTCTGAATTGTCCAAACGAGTGTATCGACGCTTTGAGTTCCCTGTCCGATCCGTTCCCCTTGGTGATCCCCGAGGGACAGGGACTTCTGGAGCTTCACATCATGTCTCTCCAACTCTCAACGTCT GCAAAGCAGATTCTTTTTCGCGAGAAAGATATCAGCAACGTCCAGTTGTTCGTGAGTTGGGACATATGGAACCAAGAAACGACTTACACGCCTACCCAGAAGTGTCCCAAGCTGAACTTCAATTCATCCTTTGTCTATCGAATCTCAGATCTCTCCTCTTTCTTCAACTACGTTCTGATGGAGGTGGTGATATTCCAGGTGAACGTATACCACGAGGACAAGGACAGTTACACGGTGGCTAGAGGGAAGCTCTGCATCAAGGATATACTCGATTATCCGCAAAACAAGCTTCATTACATCGCTCCGGTGAACAGCGTGATTTCTTGCTCGCTAGGCATGACCTTTGGCCAATTGTCCCTGTGGGTCAGGCTTAGCTGCGACGTCGAGAAGGTGTATAAATTCAAGAAGACACGAGGAATAGTCACCGAGGATCACACCGTTTCTGTTAAAAGTCCAGTTGATTCGAAGAAACCTACCATTGAGAAGCCGGTAAGAGTTGGTATGCCAGTCGGGGATGATCTGACTGTATTGAAGGACACGGATTCAAACGCTCGTCTGATCTACGAACCGTCCAAGGAAATATTCTCTAATTATCAGAACGAAGAGGACCTAAATGAATCGA GTGACACGACTGATGCCCCtgacaacaataataataacgcgGGGAAAACTTTTACCAAAATCCCTTTGACCGTGGTGAAGGAGAGCGAGGACGAACCCCATTTTCACTCTAGCTTTGAAAATGCAAATCAGGCCATGAAAGTTGAAAAATCAACCAAGGTGGATGACAAAGTAAAACCTGCGAAAGTAGATCAAAAAGTAGATACGTCGAAAAAGGTGTTGAACCGGGATTTCGAAGAAAG TGTGATGTCAGTAAAAGCCATGGGGATTGGAAGAACAGTAGCAGAAACAGATTCCGGGAGCCACAGATCAAGCGTGGAAGAGTTTAATGCCGTCATCTCGAAG AACCTGATAACGGAACCGCTGAAACACCCAGCGTGGCCGGATTGGCCAACGACGGCATACGAGCCTCGATTTCAGTCCCTTTGTCTCCG CAACACGATACTGACACGATAG